Proteins encoded within one genomic window of Sphingomonas cannabina:
- a CDS encoding Crp/Fnr family transcriptional regulator has product MRRTVPDASGDAMTFNPKNEILAEIEPAIALRFAAHIERVELGRGDVLQETGAEVHWVWFPDDALICIASESVEGESISGGMIGRNGAFGAFEACGSRLSYSRALVQIGGTGWRIRDSHYREMFEQSANLRVAIHKHVEALLVEARQLVACTAIHRVESRMCRVLLDASARSHRGSHLTLTQEELANILGVQRSTIAVTSSALQRAGLIRSRRGSIDIVDFDRLEAAACSCRRTIAYAQREIDRAADDVCEG; this is encoded by the coding sequence ATGCGCCGGACCGTTCCCGACGCGAGCGGGGACGCGATGACCTTCAATCCCAAAAACGAGATTCTTGCCGAGATCGAACCCGCCATCGCCTTGCGGTTCGCGGCTCATATCGAGCGGGTCGAGCTCGGCCGCGGCGATGTGCTCCAGGAGACCGGCGCGGAGGTGCACTGGGTCTGGTTCCCCGACGATGCGCTGATCTGCATCGCATCGGAAAGCGTCGAAGGCGAAAGCATCAGCGGCGGAATGATCGGCCGCAACGGCGCATTCGGCGCATTCGAAGCGTGCGGCAGCCGGCTCAGCTACTCGCGGGCGCTGGTGCAGATCGGCGGCACCGGCTGGCGTATCCGCGACTCGCACTATCGTGAGATGTTCGAGCAATCCGCGAACTTGCGGGTGGCGATCCACAAGCATGTCGAGGCATTGCTGGTCGAGGCGCGGCAACTCGTCGCCTGCACTGCGATCCACCGCGTCGAAAGCCGAATGTGCCGCGTTCTGCTCGACGCCTCGGCGCGCAGCCATCGTGGCAGCCACCTGACCCTCACCCAGGAGGAGCTTGCCAACATCCTCGGCGTCCAGCGCTCGACGATCGCCGTGACCTCCTCCGCGCTTCAGCGCGCCGGCCTGATCCGCAGCCGTCGCGGCAGCATCGACATTGTCGATTTCGACCGCCTCGAAGCCGCCGCCTGCTCGTGCCGCCGGACGATTGCCTATGCGCAACGGGAGATCGATCGCGCCGCCGACGACGTCTGTGAAGGATAA
- a CDS encoding MBL fold metallo-hydrolase, with protein MMPSRQLLLALLPLVVASCSHGGKTPASRIYYSGPASDHFDGQKFFNPDGEQGSGGAQRDGAKRFLAIGLGGGHKGWPKSVPVTPSVPVPRVEGEALRVTWIGHATTLVQTQGLNILLDPVWAHRDSPVQIVGPKRVRAPGVRLEDLPRIDLILISHNHYDHLDIGALKAIVARDHPRIVAGLGNDTLLREHRIEATARDWGERVEVRPGIDVVLNRAHHWSAHWTDDHDRALWAGFTVTLPGGNLYYAGDTGAGDMRWAAEARRYGPVRLAILPIGPYHVTSPPTGNHIDPEHAVTAFRQTGAPYALGVHWGTFELGEEPIDGPPARLRETLMKQRLDPGRFRTLEAGQSWDVPRLAPS; from the coding sequence ATGATGCCTTCTCGACAGTTGTTGCTCGCCCTTCTGCCCCTTGTCGTCGCGAGCTGCTCCCATGGCGGGAAGACGCCGGCGTCGCGCATCTACTACAGCGGGCCTGCGAGCGACCATTTCGACGGCCAGAAATTCTTCAATCCCGACGGTGAGCAAGGCTCGGGCGGCGCGCAGCGCGATGGCGCCAAACGCTTCCTGGCGATCGGCCTCGGCGGCGGCCATAAGGGTTGGCCGAAATCCGTTCCCGTCACCCCGTCGGTTCCGGTACCCCGCGTCGAAGGCGAGGCTCTCCGGGTCACCTGGATCGGTCATGCGACCACGCTGGTCCAGACGCAGGGGCTCAACATCCTGCTCGATCCGGTCTGGGCGCATCGCGACTCGCCCGTCCAGATCGTCGGTCCGAAGCGCGTCCGTGCCCCCGGAGTCCGGCTGGAGGACCTGCCCAGGATCGACCTGATCCTGATCAGCCACAATCATTACGACCATCTCGACATCGGCGCGCTCAAGGCGATCGTCGCCCGCGACCATCCGCGGATCGTGGCCGGCCTCGGCAACGACACGCTGCTGCGCGAGCACCGCATCGAGGCGACCGCGCGCGACTGGGGCGAGCGGGTGGAGGTGCGCCCCGGCATCGACGTCGTCCTCAACCGGGCGCATCACTGGAGCGCGCATTGGACCGACGATCACGATCGAGCGCTCTGGGCAGGGTTCACGGTGACTCTTCCCGGCGGCAACCTCTATTATGCCGGCGACACGGGCGCAGGCGATATGCGCTGGGCGGCGGAGGCGCGCCGCTACGGCCCCGTCCGCTTGGCCATTCTACCGATCGGCCCCTACCATGTGACCTCGCCGCCGACCGGCAATCACATCGATCCGGAGCACGCCGTCACCGCATTCCGGCAGACCGGGGCGCCCTATGCGCTGGGGGTCCACTGGGGAACTTTCGAGCTGGGCGAAGAGCCGATCGATGGCCCCCCGGCGCGGCTGCGCGAGACGCTCATGAAGCAAAGGCTCGATCCCGGCCGCTTCCGTACGCTGGAAGCGGGACAAAGCTGGGACGTTCCCCGCCTGGCTCCGTCATAG
- a CDS encoding antitoxin Xre/MbcA/ParS toxin-binding domain-containing protein: MKGEQPVEPPTVASPAPKRNPFHNKATRARLSPESVERQGRITLLAWNLLGGDAAIAFLNTHDEALGGRPLDLAIASAAGCEAVERAISARAGAD, from the coding sequence ATGAAGGGTGAACAACCAGTCGAGCCGCCGACCGTCGCCTCTCCGGCGCCGAAGCGAAACCCGTTTCACAACAAGGCCACAAGAGCGCGTCTTTCGCCCGAGAGCGTGGAGCGGCAGGGCCGGATCACGCTGCTTGCCTGGAATCTTCTCGGTGGCGATGCCGCGATCGCCTTTCTCAACACGCACGACGAGGCGCTCGGCGGTCGCCCGCTCGATCTCGCGATAGCCAGTGCGGCCGGTTGCGAGGCGGTCGAGCGCGCCATCTCCGCGCGCGCCGGAGCCGATTAG
- a CDS encoding GAF domain-containing hybrid sensor histidine kinase/response regulator — translation MGNDPTVLIWTPIGRDGPVIQRLLGGVGIPSRPCSGFDDLLHGLDGAAGAVIAQEGLLGADLAAIEQWVKAQPSWSDFPFVLLSHRGSMVDRRLIALLGNVTVIERPVDQTTLVSAVSSARRARLRQFEAGKQLAEQQRMRRALAEETRTLGILNELGATLSAELDLERVVQAVTDAGVALTGAEFGAFFYNVIDEKGESYTLYTLSGAPRSKFETFPMPRNTAVFAPTFSGEGVVRSGDITRDPRYGRNAPYAGMPEGHLPVRSYLAVPVTSRSGEVLGGLFFGHSTPDMFGEAAERIMVGVSGQAATAIDNVRLFLAEQRELEERRRAEAELKRQRDEFLTLADNISSLCWLAYGDGTIFWYNKRWYEFAGGSPEDGVAWESAHDPQAAPEIRERWQHALRTGERFEMIFPMRRHDGAVREFLCRITPIRDETGSIFRWCGTHADITEQREVEAALEARVAERTSDLQRALTRLEEEAAEREKVEEALRQSQKMEAIGQLTGGVAHDFNNLLTVIMSGVDALRRPGLSEERRSRYVNAIAETAERAAKLTAQLLAFARRQPLREIVFDAADNVGRIVEMLATVVGSRITLDTDFRLSPAPVKADLIQFETALVNMAVNARDAMDGEGSILLRVDASDEIPPIPGHPAVAGAFIAVSITDSGVGLAADQIARIFEPFYTTKAVGKGTGLGLSQVYGFAKQSGGDVRVDSAPGEGATFTLYLPRAAEAELMPEAEPQAETIDGDGSGRILVVEDNENVGEHASQLLCDLGYETVRVQDARSALQALQEASEPFDLVLSDIVMPGGMSGLELARTLARMHPELPVVLTTGYSDVLIEEGSDDVEVLRKPYSMDALGALMRRLINKVERGR, via the coding sequence ATGGGGAATGATCCAACGGTTCTGATCTGGACGCCGATCGGGCGGGACGGCCCCGTCATCCAGCGGCTGCTTGGTGGCGTCGGGATTCCCAGCCGGCCCTGTAGCGGGTTCGACGACCTGCTCCATGGTCTGGACGGTGCGGCCGGTGCGGTCATTGCCCAGGAAGGGCTGCTTGGTGCCGATCTCGCCGCGATCGAGCAATGGGTGAAGGCGCAGCCGAGCTGGTCGGATTTTCCGTTCGTGCTGCTGTCGCATCGCGGCAGCATGGTCGACCGGCGGCTGATCGCGCTGCTCGGCAACGTGACCGTGATCGAACGCCCGGTCGACCAGACCACGCTGGTGTCGGCGGTGAGCTCGGCGCGCCGGGCGCGGCTGCGGCAGTTCGAGGCCGGCAAGCAGCTCGCCGAGCAGCAACGCATGCGCCGCGCGCTTGCCGAGGAAACCCGGACGCTCGGCATCCTCAACGAGCTGGGGGCGACGCTCAGCGCCGAGCTCGACCTCGAGCGGGTGGTGCAGGCGGTGACCGATGCCGGGGTCGCACTGACCGGAGCCGAGTTTGGCGCGTTCTTCTACAACGTCATCGACGAGAAGGGCGAATCCTACACGCTCTACACGCTGTCGGGTGCCCCGCGGAGCAAGTTCGAGACCTTCCCGATGCCGCGCAACACGGCGGTGTTCGCCCCGACCTTTTCCGGCGAGGGGGTGGTGCGCTCGGGCGACATCACCCGCGATCCGCGTTACGGCCGGAACGCGCCGTATGCCGGCATGCCCGAAGGCCATCTGCCGGTGCGCAGCTATCTTGCGGTGCCGGTGACCTCGCGCAGCGGCGAGGTGCTTGGGGGGCTGTTCTTCGGCCACTCGACGCCCGACATGTTCGGCGAGGCGGCCGAGCGGATCATGGTCGGTGTTTCCGGCCAGGCCGCGACGGCGATCGACAATGTCCGCCTGTTCCTCGCCGAGCAGCGCGAGCTTGAGGAGCGCCGCCGCGCCGAAGCCGAGCTCAAGCGCCAGCGTGACGAATTTCTCACGCTGGCCGACAACATCTCCTCGCTCTGCTGGCTCGCTTACGGCGACGGCACGATCTTCTGGTACAACAAGCGGTGGTACGAATTTGCCGGCGGCAGCCCGGAGGACGGCGTCGCGTGGGAGTCCGCCCATGATCCGCAAGCTGCTCCGGAAATCCGCGAGCGCTGGCAGCACGCGCTGCGCACGGGCGAGCGGTTCGAGATGATCTTCCCGATGCGGCGGCACGACGGCGCGGTCCGCGAGTTCCTCTGCCGTATCACGCCGATCCGGGACGAGACCGGGTCCATTTTCCGCTGGTGCGGGACGCATGCCGACATCACCGAGCAGCGGGAGGTCGAGGCTGCCCTCGAAGCGCGGGTGGCCGAGCGCACCAGCGATCTGCAGCGTGCGCTCACCCGGCTCGAAGAAGAGGCGGCCGAGCGCGAAAAGGTCGAGGAGGCGCTGCGGCAGTCGCAGAAGATGGAGGCGATCGGGCAGCTCACCGGCGGTGTCGCGCACGACTTCAACAACCTGCTGACCGTGATCATGTCCGGCGTCGATGCGCTGCGCCGCCCCGGGCTGAGCGAAGAGCGCCGGTCTCGCTACGTCAATGCGATCGCCGAGACGGCGGAGCGCGCGGCGAAGCTGACGGCGCAGCTGCTTGCCTTCGCGCGGCGCCAGCCGCTGCGCGAGATCGTGTTCGACGCAGCCGACAATGTCGGCCGCATCGTCGAGATGCTGGCGACGGTGGTCGGCTCACGGATCACGCTCGACACCGACTTCAGGCTTTCTCCGGCGCCCGTGAAGGCCGACCTCATCCAGTTCGAGACGGCGCTGGTCAACATGGCGGTGAATGCCCGCGACGCGATGGACGGTGAGGGTTCGATCCTGCTGCGGGTCGATGCCAGCGACGAGATTCCCCCGATCCCCGGGCATCCGGCGGTGGCGGGCGCATTCATCGCGGTCAGCATCACCGACAGCGGCGTCGGCCTGGCCGCAGACCAGATCGCGCGCATCTTCGAGCCCTTCTACACGACCAAGGCGGTCGGCAAGGGCACCGGGCTCGGCCTGAGCCAGGTCTATGGCTTCGCCAAACAGTCGGGCGGCGATGTCCGCGTCGACAGCGCGCCCGGTGAAGGCGCGACCTTCACCCTCTACCTGCCGAGGGCCGCCGAGGCCGAGCTCATGCCCGAAGCCGAGCCTCAAGCTGAAACGATCGATGGCGACGGCAGCGGCCGCATCCTTGTCGTCGAGGACAATGAGAATGTCGGCGAACATGCTTCGCAGCTCCTATGCGACCTGGGCTATGAGACGGTCCGCGTCCAGGATGCCCGCAGTGCGCTGCAGGCTTTGCAGGAAGCGAGTGAGCCGTTCGACCTGGTCCTGAGCGATATCGTCATGCCCGGCGGGATGAGCGGGCTCGAACTGGCGCGAACGCTGGCACGGATGCATCCCGAGCTGCCGGTGGTGCTGACCACCGGCTATAGCGACGTTCTGATCGAGGAAGGCTCGGACGATGTGGAGGTGCTGCGCAAGCCCTATTCGATGGATGCGCTCGGCGCGCTGATGCGCCGCCTCATCAACAAGGTCGAGCGAGGCCGATGA
- the infA gene encoding translation initiation factor IF-1, with protein sequence MTKEDLLTLDGLIEEILPDGRFRVFLENGHRVIVYTAGKMRKYRIRTLVGDRVQVEMSPYDMDKGRLVYRERVASSGHIPRRGQRR encoded by the coding sequence TTGACCAAGGAGGACCTCCTCACCCTCGACGGGCTGATCGAGGAGATCCTCCCCGATGGTCGTTTCCGCGTGTTCCTCGAGAACGGCCATCGCGTCATCGTCTACACGGCAGGCAAGATGCGCAAATACCGCATCCGTACCCTCGTCGGAGACCGCGTTCAGGTCGAGATGTCGCCGTACGACATGGACAAGGGCCGGCTCGTCTACCGCGAGCGCGTGGCAAGCTCCGGCCACATCCCCAGGAGAGGACAGCGGCGATGA
- a CDS encoding ATPase domain-containing protein, with translation MELEYRPTTLIPTGVPGLDPILAGGYAENRVHLIEGQPGSGKTSMALQFLMDGAKRGELGLYVTLSETTAELCAVAASHGWTFDGIEIFEMIPPELSLDPNAQQTVLYSSELELGETVRMVMAEVERVKPKRLVFDSLSEIRLLSQGSLRYRRQVLALKHFFLKLGCTVLMLDDLTSEQDDLNLHSISHGVLRLEQVAALYGAERRRLRCIKMRAVKFRGGYHDFTIERGGLRVYPRLVAADHHVDFAADIVSSGVPALDALVGGGLDRGTSTLVIGPSGSGKSSLAMQFVYAALKRGEPALTLVFDEVRSVFLRRAQGMGFDLMPFLDQGLLRLRQIDPAELTPGELTATVRDAVEGHGARIVVLDSLSGYLNAMPEEHFMMLQMHEMLSYLNQQGIVTILVLAQHGMVGHMASPVDLTYLSDAVIMLRFFEAGGKLRRALSVLKKRTGHHEETIREYRISSRGVAVGEALTEFQGVLTGVPTYIGADSNLLGETVGHGE, from the coding sequence ATGGAACTGGAGTACCGCCCAACTACCCTGATTCCGACGGGCGTGCCGGGCCTCGATCCGATTCTGGCGGGTGGATATGCCGAGAATCGCGTTCATCTGATCGAGGGGCAGCCCGGGTCGGGCAAGACCAGCATGGCGCTGCAGTTCCTGATGGATGGCGCGAAACGGGGAGAGCTCGGCCTCTACGTCACCTTGTCGGAGACGACGGCCGAGCTCTGCGCGGTCGCGGCCAGCCATGGCTGGACGTTCGACGGCATCGAAATCTTCGAGATGATTCCTCCCGAGCTGTCGCTTGATCCCAATGCGCAGCAGACGGTGCTCTACTCGTCCGAGCTCGAGCTTGGCGAAACCGTCCGGATGGTCATGGCCGAGGTCGAGCGGGTCAAGCCCAAGCGGCTGGTGTTCGACAGCCTGTCGGAGATCCGTCTGCTCTCGCAGGGGTCGCTGCGCTATCGGCGGCAGGTGCTGGCGCTCAAGCACTTCTTCCTGAAGCTGGGCTGCACGGTGCTGATGCTCGACGACCTGACCTCCGAGCAGGACGATCTCAACCTACACAGCATCAGCCATGGCGTGCTGCGCCTCGAGCAGGTCGCGGCGCTGTACGGGGCCGAACGCCGGCGCCTGCGCTGCATCAAGATGCGCGCGGTCAAGTTCCGCGGCGGCTATCATGATTTCACGATCGAGCGCGGCGGTTTGCGCGTCTATCCACGTCTGGTCGCGGCCGATCATCATGTCGATTTCGCGGCGGACATCGTCAGCAGCGGGGTTCCGGCGCTCGATGCGCTGGTCGGCGGCGGTCTCGATCGTGGCACCAGTACGTTGGTCATCGGCCCATCCGGCTCGGGCAAGTCATCGCTCGCGATGCAGTTCGTCTATGCCGCGCTCAAGCGGGGCGAACCCGCGCTGACCCTGGTGTTCGACGAGGTGCGCAGCGTGTTCCTGCGCCGCGCGCAGGGCATGGGCTTCGACCTCATGCCGTTCCTCGATCAGGGGCTGCTCAGGCTGCGCCAGATCGATCCAGCGGAATTGACGCCGGGCGAGCTCACCGCCACGGTCCGCGACGCCGTCGAGGGGCACGGCGCCCGCATCGTGGTCCTCGACAGCCTCAGCGGCTATCTGAACGCCATGCCCGAGGAGCATTTCATGATGCTCCAGATGCATGAGATGCTGTCCTATCTGAACCAGCAGGGCATCGTGACGATCCTGGTGCTCGCCCAGCACGGTATGGTCGGGCACATGGCGAGCCCGGTCGACCTCACCTATCTCAGCGACGCCGTCATCATGCTGCGATTCTTCGAAGCCGGCGGCAAGCTGCGACGGGCGCTGTCGGTGCTCAAGAAGCGCACCGGCCATCATGAGGAGACGATCCGCGAATATCGGATCAGCTCGCGCGGCGTTGCGGTCGGCGAGGCGCTGACCGAGTTTCAGGGCGTGCTGACCGGCGTGCCGACCTATATAGGTGCGGACTCGAACCTCCTCGGCGAGACCGTCGGGCATGGGGAATGA
- a CDS encoding cold-shock protein, with product MPIGTVCFYNVRGGFGIIQPDGGGRDAFVHVSAVEASQLGSLECNQRVRYVLQTDLRGQTCAHDLRPE from the coding sequence ATGCCGATCGGAACAGTGTGCTTCTACAACGTGCGAGGGGGATTCGGCATCATTCAGCCGGACGGCGGCGGGCGCGATGCGTTCGTCCATGTCAGCGCCGTCGAAGCCTCGCAGCTCGGCTCGCTCGAATGCAACCAGCGGGTACGCTACGTCCTGCAGACCGATCTACGGGGACAGACCTGCGCGCACGATCTGCGGCCGGAGTGA
- a CDS encoding Gfo/Idh/MocA family protein, giving the protein MTSGFDRRTLLVGGLAASATLTPLSEAFAQRRRRVSANDKVQVGLIGCKGMGWGNLMAMMKGADVTPVALCDVDATVLTGRGSELQKASGRTPRLYDDYRRMLDDRSVDAVIIATPDHWHALQLIDAMSAGKDAYCEKPLGNSIAECRAMVAAKARHNRVVQVGQWQRSNQHWADAIAHVHSGGIGRVRKVKAWAYQGWMKNVAPQPDQAPPPGVDYDRWLGPARLRPFNPNRFHFSWRWYWDYAGGLMTDWGVHLMDIALLGMKAQAPNSVSSLGGAYGYPDSAMETPDTQTAIFDFGNYSVEWEHAVGISHGPFGGGDHGVAFVGETGTLVVDRGKWWVSPEMSDGKPLTPEIPVTKASDNGLDRHTADFIACVKDRARTPACPIESAANTAIVCQMGNVAWRTGRKVHWDAAAGQFKNDAEANALITPSYRAPYRLPA; this is encoded by the coding sequence ATGACCTCAGGTTTCGATCGCCGTACTCTGCTCGTCGGCGGCCTCGCTGCCTCGGCTACCCTGACTCCTCTCAGCGAGGCCTTCGCCCAGCGCCGCCGTCGCGTGTCCGCCAACGACAAGGTCCAGGTGGGCCTGATCGGCTGCAAGGGCATGGGCTGGGGGAACCTCATGGCGATGATGAAGGGGGCCGACGTCACCCCTGTCGCCCTCTGTGACGTGGACGCCACGGTCCTCACCGGTCGCGGTTCCGAGCTGCAGAAGGCCTCCGGCCGCACGCCGCGGCTTTACGACGACTATCGCCGCATGTTGGACGACAGGTCGGTGGATGCGGTGATCATCGCGACGCCGGACCACTGGCATGCGCTCCAGCTCATCGATGCCATGTCGGCGGGCAAGGACGCCTATTGCGAAAAGCCGCTCGGCAACTCGATCGCCGAATGCCGCGCCATGGTCGCCGCCAAGGCGCGCCACAACCGCGTCGTCCAGGTCGGCCAGTGGCAGCGCAGCAACCAGCATTGGGCCGACGCCATCGCCCATGTCCATTCCGGCGGGATCGGCCGGGTGCGCAAGGTCAAGGCCTGGGCCTATCAGGGCTGGATGAAGAACGTCGCTCCGCAGCCCGACCAGGCGCCGCCTCCAGGCGTCGACTATGACCGCTGGCTCGGCCCTGCGCGCCTGCGCCCCTTCAACCCCAATCGCTTCCATTTCAGCTGGCGCTGGTATTGGGATTATGCCGGCGGCCTGATGACCGACTGGGGCGTCCATCTGATGGACATCGCCCTGTTGGGCATGAAGGCCCAGGCGCCGAACTCCGTCAGCTCGCTGGGCGGCGCCTATGGCTATCCGGACTCGGCCATGGAGACACCGGACACCCAGACCGCCATCTTCGACTTCGGCAATTATTCGGTGGAATGGGAGCATGCGGTCGGCATCAGCCACGGCCCCTTCGGCGGCGGCGACCATGGCGTTGCCTTCGTGGGCGAGACCGGCACGCTGGTGGTGGACCGCGGCAAATGGTGGGTCTCGCCGGAGATGAGCGACGGCAAGCCGCTGACCCCCGAAATTCCTGTCACCAAGGCCTCGGACAACGGGCTCGACCGGCACACGGCGGACTTCATCGCCTGTGTGAAGGACCGCGCACGCACGCCTGCATGCCCCATCGAATCGGCGGCCAACACGGCCATCGTCTGTCAAATGGGCAACGTCGCCTGGCGCACCGGCCGCAAGGTCCATTGGGATGCCGCCGCGGGCCAGTTCAAGAACGACGCCGAAGCCAACGCCCTGATCACACCTAGCTATCGCGCACCTTACCGCCTGCCGGCGTAA
- a CDS encoding Crp/Fnr family transcriptional regulator produces MIGSNALLAALESAARARFLPHFQRVELRRGDVLHSDGQLIDWVYFPLAGLVAIVTQTIAGESVQTGMVGCNGGVGILEAFGSGRHRSRGEVQIPGAAVRLGVARYREMLRASPGLQRAVEQHLEMLVTEARQLMACNALHSIEGRLSRSILDALERSCLERMLPITQEALAQMLGAQRTSVSGCIAKLQREGLIRSSRGAIEVLDVARLERVACDCRESLAMAKEEIWPVSVEQQFSSG; encoded by the coding sequence ATGATTGGATCGAACGCGCTGCTGGCGGCCCTGGAATCGGCTGCGCGTGCGCGTTTTCTTCCCCATTTCCAGCGAGTGGAGCTGCGCCGAGGCGACGTGCTGCACAGCGACGGACAGCTCATCGATTGGGTCTATTTCCCCCTGGCGGGGCTGGTGGCGATCGTGACCCAGACCATCGCCGGCGAAAGCGTCCAGACCGGCATGGTCGGGTGCAATGGCGGCGTGGGTATTTTGGAGGCCTTTGGCAGCGGACGCCACCGCTCCCGCGGCGAGGTCCAGATCCCAGGTGCCGCAGTGCGTCTCGGCGTCGCGCGCTATCGCGAGATGCTGCGGGCATCGCCGGGGCTCCAGCGCGCGGTCGAGCAACATCTTGAGATGCTCGTGACCGAAGCCCGGCAACTGATGGCCTGCAACGCGCTGCATTCGATCGAGGGGCGGCTGAGCCGCTCGATTCTCGATGCGCTGGAGCGCAGCTGCCTGGAGCGGATGCTGCCGATCACTCAGGAGGCGCTTGCCCAGATGCTTGGTGCGCAACGCACCTCGGTCTCCGGTTGCATCGCCAAGCTGCAGCGCGAGGGACTGATCCGCAGCAGCCGAGGCGCGATCGAAGTGCTCGACGTCGCTCGCCTGGAGCGGGTCGCGTGCGACTGCCGCGAGAGCCTGGCGATGGCCAAGGAGGAAATCTGGCCGGTTTCGGTCGAGCAGCAATTCTCCTCGGGCTGA
- a CDS encoding DUF333 domain-containing protein has protein sequence MKKTLANVALALAIIPSAAIAIPNPASVFCGKMGGRTVIAKLPSGDEIGLCYLPKDKIVEEWTLFRMLKGKKPPNHANPFR, from the coding sequence ATGAAAAAGACGCTTGCTAATGTCGCTCTCGCACTCGCGATTATTCCATCTGCCGCGATAGCGATCCCTAATCCCGCGTCCGTCTTCTGCGGCAAGATGGGCGGCAGGACGGTCATCGCCAAGCTGCCGTCGGGTGACGAGATAGGGCTATGCTATCTCCCCAAGGATAAGATCGTCGAGGAGTGGACGCTGTTCCGCATGCTCAAGGGCAAGAAGCCGCCCAACCACGCGAACCCGTTTCGCTGA
- a CDS encoding transglutaminase family protein, producing the protein MLLTICHRTVYRYARPVTLLPHRMMLCPRGQHDLRLLTTLLSCTPPAHIEWTQDVFGNLIATATFWDEVETLTIDSRMVVDQSATAWPVFSIAPSAQEFPFTYSADEVADLGSMRDPQYPQAADSIRDWIDTFRGSEPTDTLTLLKEINTGILAEFAYRASAAERAQSPDETIHSGHGSCRDFATLFIEAVRQLGFGARAVSGYMQALEADEHGAGKQYGAAHAWAEVYLPCAGWSAFDPTHARMGGAGLIPVAVARTVDQIRPVQGGHTGAPDDLVEMLVDVNITAGTVLASAFDQPQPAPS; encoded by the coding sequence ATGCTGCTGACGATCTGCCACCGGACCGTTTACCGCTATGCAAGGCCGGTGACCTTGCTGCCGCACAGGATGATGCTGTGCCCGCGCGGTCAGCATGACCTGCGCCTGCTCACCACGCTGCTGAGCTGCACGCCGCCGGCGCATATCGAATGGACGCAGGACGTGTTCGGCAATCTCATCGCCACCGCCACCTTCTGGGACGAGGTGGAGACGCTGACCATCGACAGCCGCATGGTGGTCGATCAATCGGCCACGGCCTGGCCGGTCTTCAGCATCGCGCCGTCGGCTCAGGAGTTCCCGTTCACCTATTCGGCCGACGAGGTGGCCGACCTTGGGTCGATGCGGGATCCTCAATATCCCCAGGCTGCCGACAGCATCCGCGATTGGATCGACACGTTCCGCGGATCCGAGCCGACCGACACCCTGACGCTGCTGAAGGAAATCAACACCGGAATCCTGGCGGAATTCGCCTATCGCGCAAGCGCTGCGGAGCGCGCCCAGTCTCCCGACGAGACGATCCATTCGGGGCACGGCTCCTGCCGCGACTTCGCGACGCTGTTCATCGAGGCGGTTCGTCAGCTCGGCTTCGGAGCACGCGCCGTCTCGGGGTATATGCAGGCCCTCGAGGCGGACGAACACGGTGCCGGCAAGCAATATGGCGCGGCTCACGCCTGGGCGGAGGTCTATCTCCCCTGCGCCGGCTGGAGCGCGTTCGATCCGACCCACGCCCGGATGGGAGGGGCCGGCCTGATCCCCGTCGCGGTCGCCAGGACCGTCGATCAGATCCGCCCCGTGCAAGGTGGCCATACCGGCGCACCCGACGATCTCGTCGAGATGCTGGTCGACGTGAACATCACCGCCGGCACCGTGCTGGCGAGCGCCTTCGATCAACCGCAACCGGCACCAAGCTGA
- a CDS encoding response regulator encodes MSGFAGKRILVVDDEPFIAMMLEDILGDLGCAVIGPALDLGEAEALARGAAIDAAILDVNLGNRTSHSIADLLRERQIPFVVASGSAEAATVPGASGTLNKPFWPAAVEAALSELIA; translated from the coding sequence ATGAGCGGTTTTGCAGGCAAGCGAATCCTGGTCGTCGACGACGAGCCGTTCATCGCGATGATGCTCGAAGACATACTCGGCGATCTTGGCTGCGCGGTGATCGGTCCCGCGCTCGACCTCGGCGAAGCCGAAGCACTCGCGCGTGGGGCGGCGATCGATGCCGCCATCCTCGATGTCAATCTCGGCAATCGAACGAGCCACTCGATCGCCGATCTCCTGCGCGAACGGCAAATTCCGTTCGTGGTCGCGAGCGGAAGCGCGGAGGCCGCTACGGTGCCCGGCGCGAGCGGTACGTTGAACAAGCCCTTCTGGCCGGCGGCGGTGGAGGCGGCGCTGTCGGAATTGATCGCCTGA